In the Alphaproteobacteria bacterium genome, GATGGAGGCCACAATGGCTTGGACTGAAATCACCCGGGCGCAGTATCGGCGCGACGGGCTGGGCTATGCAAGCGACCTGAACGATGCGGAGTGGCTTGTCCTGTCGTTCTTCCTGCCTGCACGCTGCCATGTCGGACGTCCGCGCGAAGTCGATTTGCGGCTGGTGATCGACGCGATCCTGTATGTGCTTTCGACCGGCTGCCAATGGCGCGCACTGCCGCACGCGTTCCCGCCGCGCTCGACGGTTCAGTATTACTTCTATCTCTGGCGCGACCAGCGGCTGTGGCGGCGGATCAATCTCGCGCTGGTACGGCGAGCCCGCGAAGCGATGGGCCGCAACGCCGTTCCCTCCGCCGGCGTGATCGACAGCCAGAGCGTCAAGACCACGGAAAGCGGCGGCCCACGCGGGTTTGACGCTGCCAAGAAGGTCAAAGGACGCAAGCGCCACATGATCACCGACACGCAGGGCTTTCCGCTCGCCGTCCTGGTGCACGCGGCCAACATCCAGGACAATCACGGTGCGGTGCCGTTGCTTCGCACGCTGCGGCAGACATTCCCCAGGCTGCGGTACGTCGTCGCCGATCGTGTCTATCGTGGACCCAAGCTGCGCAAAGCGATCGCTGCGTTCGGCCGCTGGAGGATCGAGATCGTCACGCGATCCGAGCGGATCGGCACCTTCAAACCCGAGCCCAAGCGCTGGGTGATCGAGCGTACCTTCGCCTGGTTGGGACGCAACCGCCGTCTCGCCAAGGACTTCGAACGCACCATCGAAAGCGCCGAGGCATGGTTCCTGATCGCCTCCGTCCGACTCATCTCTCGCCGCCTCGCAAGACAGCAGGAACAAAGATAGAGTTTTGAGTCAGACTCTCAGGATGAGGACTGAGGAGGTTTCCCCGTGCCGATGTCGCCCGGCTACATTCCGTTCCATCCCAATCCGTCAAAGCCGAAGTACAAGCCGCCCGCGGGTGCGGTCGACGCGCACTGCCACGTGTTCGGGCCGGAGGCCGTGTTCCCGTTCGCACCGAAGCGCAAATACACGCCCTGCGACGCACCGAAGGAGAAGCTGTTCGCGCTGCGCGACTTCCTCGGCTTCGACAAGAACGTGATCGTGCAGGCGACCTGCCACGACACCGACAACCGCGCGCTGGTCGACGCGCTGGTCAATTCGAACGGCAAGGCCAAGGGCGTGGCCTTCGTCGGCGAGGAGATCACCGATGCCGAATTGAAGGAGCTGCATGACGCCGGCGTGCGCGGGGTGCGCTTCAACTTCATCAAGCGGCTGGTCGATTCAACGCCCAAGGATGTGATGCAGCGCATCGCCAAGCGCATCGCTGCGCTCGGCTGGCACATCGTGATCTACTTCGAGCACGCCGATCTCGACGAGATGGCGCCGTTTCTCAAATCGATGCCGACCACGCTGGTGTTCGATCACATGGGCGTGCCGAACGTCGCCGAGGGCGTGAACGGCAAGGCCTTTCAGGACTGGCTCAAGGCGATCGACGCCAACAAGACCTGGATCAACAAGGTCACCTGTCCGGAACGCTTTACAATTGCGGGGCCGCCCTACGACGACGTGGTGCCGTTCGCCCGCACCATCGTGGAGCGCTTTCCGGATCGCGTGCTGTGGGGCACCGACTGGCCGCATCCCAACATGAAGAACGAGGCGCCGGACGACGGCGTGCTCACCGACATGATCCCGAAG is a window encoding:
- a CDS encoding IS5 family transposase — its product is MAWTEITRAQYRRDGLGYASDLNDAEWLVLSFFLPARCHVGRPREVDLRLVIDAILYVLSTGCQWRALPHAFPPRSTVQYYFYLWRDQRLWRRINLALVRRAREAMGRNAVPSAGVIDSQSVKTTESGGPRGFDAAKKVKGRKRHMITDTQGFPLAVLVHAANIQDNHGAVPLLRTLRQTFPRLRYVVADRVYRGPKLRKAIAAFGRWRIEIVTRSERIGTFKPEPKRWVIERTFAWLGRNRRLAKDFERTIESAEAWFLIASVRLISRRLARQQEQR
- a CDS encoding amidohydrolase family protein, which produces MSPGYIPFHPNPSKPKYKPPAGAVDAHCHVFGPEAVFPFAPKRKYTPCDAPKEKLFALRDFLGFDKNVIVQATCHDTDNRALVDALVNSNGKAKGVAFVGEEITDAELKELHDAGVRGVRFNFIKRLVDSTPKDVMQRIAKRIAALGWHIVIYFEHADLDEMAPFLKSMPTTLVFDHMGVPNVAEGVNGKAFQDWLKAIDANKTWINKVTCPERFTIAGPPYDDVVPFARTIVERFPDRVLWGTDWPHPNMKNEAPDDGVLTDMIPKIAPMAALQQALLIDNPMRLYWS